Genomic DNA from Magnolia sinica isolate HGM2019 chromosome 4, MsV1, whole genome shotgun sequence:
TGGACAATCTTTGCCCCTCCTTTGATGTAGTCTTTTCCTTCTCAAGAAATCTATTATTCGTAAGAAAGATGCGTGCAGTTATCTCAGTTTTCACTCAAGCAtctctttctattttttgaaTTGCAGCTGGATCATGCTACTTCAAATGGCAATCTTGGATGGTGTAAGCTTTCAGATAGCATGGCATTTCGTTTTTGTAGCATAAACATTTCTGCAAAATAACTCTAAAAAAACATCTCTGTAAAATCTGTTATGCCTTTGTAGCATGAGACGTTTTTCTACCACAATATTTGGTTCGCTATTATACTATTAAGAGCCAATTGAAATTCCAGAAAACCTTGAACTCAGAAGAATCATGATCATCATTCCAACCTGCTAAATCTTTGTCTAGTATGAAACCATCAGAGGCTACATTTCATCAATTTTTGCATGAAGAAGGCTAAATATGTAGGTCTCTGCATGAAAGTTTTATGCAGTTCCATTCGCACAGTACACGTGGCAAACATTTCTAGTGGTGGGGACTGTTGATACACCAGGTGGATGGAATGTAGGACAAAATTGCAGCAATTGGATGGCTCTGCCCATCCTATTGCTGTGAATTTTGCTGGTTGAATGTGTACTTCTGCTCCAACCATTCCACTGATCAGATGGCTGCCACATGACCCTTGATTTttgggattatttatttatttatttttatttttttttgaaagatgacaataTTTTTAAAACCAAAAGCTAAAGGATAAACCTGATATAAGATGGCTCAAAACAACCCTTGTTTTTTGGACATTTCTATACACATGATGGCCCTCAGAACAAGAGTACCAATTCCCTGATGTGTTTGCCACATGTACCATGAGGAGGGAGCTGTGTGGAAATTTGATGCAGCGCCCTGCATTAATGCATTCCTATTGTTGCATTTATGAACTTTGGATGTTTGCATCCCTTGTTTTACTTGAGATGGAACAGATTCTACTCTGGCATACTTGAATACTAGCATTCCTGCTTGTTGATATTCACCctgctccttttcttttcccactgAAAGTATCGTCAATTGGAATTTAATTGAATTGGGTCATTTGCAATTTCTGTTATTCACCTTTTTTCTATTTCTTGCCAGATAAGCAAATCTCCAGTTTTTAAAGCAATGCTGGAGAATGAGATGGAGGAGAGCAGGAGTGGCACCATTAAGATAAGTGATGTATCATACGATGTTCTTCGCTCCTTTGTACACTACTTGTATACAGCAGAAGTGTTCCTCGATGAGCAGATGGCCTGTGAACTCCTGGTATTGGCAGAGAAGTACCAGGTGAAGCATCTCAAAGCCTTCTGCGAGAAGTTCATAACATCCAAGGTGAACAACGACAATGCGGTCATGAGTTTTGCCTTTGCACATCGTCACAATGCGAAGAACCTTCTTGAAGCTGCTCTATCATTGATCACAGACAACATGGACACACTAACGGAAAGAGATGAGTATAAGGAGCTTGTGGAAACGGACCCACGCCTGGTGGTCGAGATATATGAAGCCTATCTTGCCAAGCAGGTCAACACAGCTGCCAAAGATTAGTTGGTGGTCATTGCAGTACCGGTGGCCCAACAGCACCATCCTTCAGTGCAAAAGGAAAGAATAATGTAGAtttgcttttttgtttttctctttttgaatttctccttctttctttggTTTTCAAATTCTCTCtgaacaaaagaaaagaattccAAAAACTTCTCGTGTAAACACTCAAATCATGCCTTCATCAATAGTTTTCTCTCTAGATACAACGGTTGCTTGCTTCTATTCCATACAGTGtgttttgttgttgttgctgttgttagATGACAAAATGTTCATTTAACCATGAACTGCTTCTTGGAAGTTGTCACCCATAGCATTCAAAGTAGGGATGCCTTGGAAGTTTCCAACCCTTCATCTTGGCTTCGTAGCAACTCAAGGACCTCGCTATGCATGAAGGACAGTGTCTGTTTATTGGAATTTATGGTGTCTGGCTGATTCTGGCAGTTAAATTGCCTACGATGATGCGGGTTCAAAGTAATGAAGAACTTTCTCTTACTCCGAATATATGATCTATAACTGGGGTTGGATCCTGCTTTAAATAAGGCCATTGCCACAAAACCTATAATGTACCAAAAGGACCAAAGAAGAATAAAGAAGGAAATATTTTCATCTCGACCTGAAGGATGTCATTGGTTCTTCTGAAAGCAAAAGCCACGTAACCAATCACATTAGAATGGTCGATATGATGGATTGTGCTGAGCCCTTGAATGTGGATCTTCATAATGCTGCTGCTGAACAGGCTTTAGACCTGGATCTTTTGAATCAGGCACCACCTATCGCTGCTTTCTTTGTGATTGAATTGTGAGACTGTTGCGACCCATAAGGCAAACTAGCAAATAACAATAGCACTACTTGAATAATAA
This window encodes:
- the LOC131242649 gene encoding BTB/POZ domain-containing protein At4g08455, with amino-acid sequence MMSARRDRAGTPRYSASMRCISCREVYEACDAGTCKECYEEASETEEELKREIEDLKSKVAFLRICSPLDPHNRSSPSSSFTDIVLEASDDDCGTGAPAVRAHKAILISKSPVFKAMLENEMEESRSGTIKISDVSYDVLRSFVHYLYTAEVFLDEQMACELLVLAEKYQVKHLKAFCEKFITSKVNNDNAVMSFAFAHRHNAKNLLEAALSLITDNMDTLTERDEYKELVETDPRLVVEIYEAYLAKQVNTAAKD